From the Argentina anserina chromosome 3, drPotAnse1.1, whole genome shotgun sequence genome, the window ACTCATTATCTAACACAAATATCTGAAGAGGATTGTCTGTCCTTATTCACAAAACATGCCTTTAGAAATTCAGATCTTAGTGCGTATCCGAATCTATAAGTAATTGGGAAACAAATTGCTAAGAAGTGTAAAGGTCTTCCTTTGGCTGCAAAATCACTAGGTGGACTTTTGTGCTCCAGATTGAATTTGGAAGACTGGAGAAGGTCCGGAAGAGTGATGGAACTTGCGGATAAAGGGAGTACCATTTTGCCTGCTTTATGGCTAAGCTTTTACTATTTGCTTCCACAACTCGAGCGTTGTTTTGCTTATTGTTCAGTATTTCCCGAGGGTTATGTATTTGAAAGATCAGAACTGATGTTTTTGTGGATGGCTAAAGATCTGTTACAAACCAAAAACAAGAGAACAGTGGAAGAAATTAGAGATGAGTACTTTAAATAGATTAGTATATCACCCTTAGTAATCTATACACAAAAAATGTCCTATATAAGCTAACAAAAGTACACTTTAACGACAAACAATTTCATGATTTCCTCCGTGAATCATGCCCGTGATTCATGGAGTTATTCACGCTAACATTACCcttcaagttggcgcatacacatgaaccatatccaacttgctaagtgagtcataaaaggcATTcgtagacactccttttgtgagtatatcGGCAAGTCGCTCTTCTGtatgaacaaaaggaaaactaatgatcttcgcgtctagcttctcctttataaaatgaagatcaacctccacatgttttgtacgatgaTGTTGTAcatgattctgtgaaatatcaatagctgccttattgtcacagtacaactgcatagcacacttaggcttaatacccaaatcttgtagcaaatttctaagccataacaattcgcacactccctgagccatatctctgtattctgcttcagcactagatcaagctaccactttttatttcttactcttccatgtaacaagattacgctcaacaaaggtaaagtac encodes:
- the LOC126787169 gene encoding LOW QUALITY PROTEIN: putative disease resistance RPP13-like protein 1 (The sequence of the model RefSeq protein was modified relative to this genomic sequence to represent the inferred CDS: inserted 1 base in 1 codon; substituted 1 base at 1 genomic stop codon), with protein sequence MGGIGKTTLAQLLYNDASVKQHFDLHAWVCVSENFYVVRITQKIYGYVTSSNCAITDLNLFQVILKEALMGKKFLIVLDDVWNENYIHWDVLKCPFEFGVHGSRIXVTTRNEGVGSMMGTLPTHYLTQISEEDCLSLFTKHAFRNSDLSAYPNLXVIGKQIAKKCKGLPLAAKSLGGLLCSRLNLEDWRRSGRVMELADKGSTILPALWLSFYYLLPQLERCFAYCSVFPEGYVFERSELMFLWMAKDLLQTKNKRTVEEIRDEYFK